One Bacteroidota bacterium genomic window carries:
- a CDS encoding TIGR01777 family protein has translation MESAKKKNLLICGGSGLIGRALSSYLQNQGFAVSILSRNRNYSGPFRSFYWNPDEDYLDPEALKNQHYLINLSGESIAGGWLGTSRKKKILQSRIRPLMLLSKELEKLDQKPLKLISASAVGFYGHQPNVLLTETAPAGTGYLAEVCAEWESCLEDFKIPVATLRIGVVLSQDGGYYPKMKKILKSRINLVFGSGNQFVSWIHIDDLVRAIHFILLHPQSSTVYNLCSPEPIQVASLQTLIAQQAGYKVLRINIASGIVKFLLQSLSEIFLHDQQAVPHNLLAQGFQFELPKIEKILQKE, from the coding sequence ATGGAATCTGCAAAGAAAAAAAACCTTCTCATTTGTGGTGGCTCAGGCTTAATTGGTCGGGCCCTCTCAAGTTACCTGCAAAATCAAGGATTTGCAGTTTCCATACTTAGCAGGAACAGAAATTATTCTGGACCATTCCGCAGTTTTTACTGGAACCCCGATGAGGATTATCTCGATCCGGAGGCATTGAAAAATCAACATTACCTGATAAACCTAAGTGGCGAATCCATTGCAGGGGGATGGCTGGGAACCTCACGTAAGAAAAAAATACTTCAAAGTCGTATACGTCCATTGATGCTGCTTTCAAAAGAGCTCGAAAAGCTCGACCAAAAGCCACTAAAACTAATCAGCGCCTCGGCCGTGGGGTTTTATGGTCATCAACCCAATGTACTGTTAACCGAAACAGCACCGGCGGGAACAGGCTATCTGGCCGAAGTGTGTGCCGAATGGGAATCGTGCCTCGAAGATTTTAAAATTCCTGTTGCTACTTTGCGAATTGGAGTTGTGCTAAGTCAGGATGGGGGCTATTATCCAAAAATGAAAAAAATTTTAAAGAGCAGAATTAACCTCGTTTTTGGATCCGGAAATCAGTTTGTTTCATGGATTCATATCGATGACCTGGTGCGGGCCATACATTTTATTCTGCTTCATCCCCAATCATCGACAGTGTATAATTTGTGTAGCCCTGAACCTATTCAGGTAGCCAGTTTGCAGACATTGATTGCCCAACAGGCTGGTTATAAAGTACTCCGCATTAATATTGCATCCGGCATCGTAAAGTTTCTGCTGCAAAGTCTTTCTGAAATTTTTCTGCACGATCAGCAAGCGGTTCCACACAACTTGCTTGCACAGGGTTTTCAATTCGAGTTACCTAAAATCGAAAAAATACTCCAAAAAGAGTAA
- a CDS encoding glycosyltransferase family 2 protein gives MATQNRKMVSYFLIPLYNESANIQELHDNLTAVLPGVDKFFVLVDDCSTDDTIQQIHSYFKDTSYHVIEKPLNQGPGDSFNLGFEWILANSLPGAELIVTIEGDNTSDLTTLPKMHAIANLGFDLVLASVYAQGGKLEKTGLFRKIVSLGANVVLRSVFNLRVATMSSFYRIYRISLVQTIKNNHSEIIREKGFICMVEILIKAIKSGASVIEVPTNLLSHKRKGRSKMKILRTFKEYLRFLIMK, from the coding sequence ATGGCAACGCAAAATAGAAAAATGGTAAGCTATTTCCTCATTCCCCTTTACAACGAGTCGGCCAACATACAAGAGCTGCACGATAACCTCACTGCGGTGCTGCCGGGGGTAGATAAGTTTTTTGTGTTAGTCGACGATTGCTCAACTGATGACACCATTCAACAAATTCATTCGTATTTTAAAGATACTTCTTATCATGTCATTGAGAAGCCACTCAACCAGGGCCCGGGCGATTCGTTTAACCTCGGCTTCGAATGGATTTTAGCCAATTCTTTGCCGGGAGCCGAACTCATTGTGACCATCGAAGGCGACAACACGTCCGATTTAACCACTTTGCCAAAAATGCATGCCATAGCCAATCTGGGCTTCGACCTGGTGCTGGCCTCGGTATATGCACAGGGTGGTAAACTCGAGAAAACAGGATTGTTTAGAAAAATCGTTTCGCTGGGAGCCAATGTCGTGTTGCGTTCGGTGTTTAACCTGCGTGTAGCCACCATGAGTTCGTTTTACCGTATTTACCGCATATCGTTGGTGCAAACAATCAAAAACAACCATTCGGAGATAATCCGCGAAAAAGGTTTTATTTGCATGGTCGAAATATTGATTAAGGCCATTAAATCGGGTGCATCGGTCATCGAAGTGCCAACCAATTTGTTGTCGCACAAACGAAAAGGCCGGTCGAAAATGAAAATACTTCGTACTTTTAAAGAATACCTTCGGTTTTTAATCATGAAATAG
- a CDS encoding glycosyltransferase family 39 protein, with translation MSKSKPSPEVRNSFPDWSFLSGKTTIIILAVITLAALLLRYYQLGYLSLWVDEYMHVSPAYRFLKGGSMMQSDNNGIFLTWVIIAFFKLFGASEITARIPSILFGSLSIPLIYFLAKKLFNRNVGIIAAFLGAFSLYAIIWSRIARNYASFEFAYLLLLIVIWMAFNHTSETEKGKNNFFTRNQINKKYLLALPFVFVFSLINHQLTFFAVFGLSTYLVYLAIGRMIRGGKGAFTNFYALASYLIVAAVIVFFTPSLLDKIARPVLGILLPDRIINWVLPDWSYIFTQFKGEETRFACFKTYFNIVKDDYTILYYLGILGLPASFFLQKARRGAAFMTSMFLVPFLLMSFIFRNPCTPNYLLFIYPLFLISAATGLYFIVSRLVPLIAPQKLTEKKGFSIFLFLVIAGLLLAGSPFGKIKSLVTTKEHGQVAPKSLIHVGYVNWKGICKKMKRMIAKEDLVLSTWPGATDWYLKRDNSVWFRQRVYDTKLKQYVYREATGEPNTATSYDDLVNTYNNNKKGWFFADYYFDNVMTDPRAKDFIIRNTNYHFDLGNGDVQIFSWNHDEPRKFTNTLAIELGKNPARVASQKLNFNLNTSALNSLRIFIEAEGLDRPNEGFIVINDKRTVAFTLQEIGSTGGFKYFDPRRQYYAFTIAKTDLVNGQNTLQIAYNNQVKDNPRGFVVYNISFLNQ, from the coding sequence ATGAGCAAATCAAAACCAAGCCCTGAAGTACGGAATTCTTTTCCAGACTGGAGTTTCCTTTCGGGCAAAACTACCATAATAATTCTTGCTGTAATTACCCTGGCAGCCTTATTGCTGCGCTACTACCAACTGGGATATTTATCCTTATGGGTCGATGAATACATGCATGTAAGCCCGGCATACCGCTTTTTAAAAGGCGGGTCGATGATGCAATCGGATAACAACGGTATATTCTTAACCTGGGTTATCATCGCCTTCTTCAAACTCTTTGGAGCAAGTGAGATTACTGCACGGATACCCAGCATTTTATTCGGAAGTTTATCGATACCACTCATTTATTTCCTTGCAAAGAAACTCTTTAACCGCAACGTGGGCATAATTGCCGCGTTTTTAGGGGCCTTTTCACTTTATGCAATTATCTGGTCGCGCATTGCCCGCAATTATGCCAGTTTCGAGTTTGCCTACCTTCTTTTGCTTATTGTAATCTGGATGGCATTTAATCACACTTCAGAGACGGAGAAAGGCAAGAATAATTTTTTTACACGCAACCAAATCAATAAGAAATATTTATTGGCCTTACCCTTTGTATTCGTGTTTTCCCTGATTAACCATCAGCTTACATTTTTTGCGGTATTTGGTTTAAGCACTTATTTGGTCTATTTGGCCATTGGCCGGATGATTCGGGGTGGTAAGGGCGCTTTCACAAACTTCTATGCTCTTGCAAGTTACCTCATTGTTGCTGCGGTAATCGTGTTTTTTACACCCAGCCTGCTCGACAAGATTGCAAGGCCGGTATTGGGAATTCTTTTGCCAGACCGGATTATTAACTGGGTATTGCCAGACTGGAGCTACATTTTTACGCAGTTTAAAGGGGAAGAGACTCGTTTTGCCTGTTTTAAAACTTATTTTAATATTGTAAAGGACGATTATACTATCCTTTACTACCTTGGTATATTGGGCCTTCCGGCTTCATTCTTTCTTCAAAAGGCAAGACGTGGGGCAGCTTTTATGACTTCGATGTTCCTGGTGCCTTTTTTACTGATGAGTTTTATTTTCCGCAATCCTTGTACGCCGAATTACCTTTTATTTATCTATCCGCTTTTCCTTATTTCAGCAGCAACAGGCCTTTATTTTATAGTTTCTCGCTTAGTGCCCCTGATTGCGCCCCAAAAGCTTACGGAAAAGAAAGGCTTTAGTATCTTTCTTTTCCTCGTCATAGCCGGCTTGTTACTGGCAGGTTCTCCCTTTGGGAAGATCAAGTCGCTGGTTACTACCAAGGAACATGGGCAGGTGGCGCCCAAAAGCCTTATTCATGTGGGTTATGTGAACTGGAAAGGCATTTGCAAAAAGATGAAAAGGATGATTGCCAAGGAAGACCTGGTACTTTCGACCTGGCCCGGAGCTACCGATTGGTACCTTAAGCGCGACAATTCGGTGTGGTTTCGCCAAAGGGTTTACGATACCAAGCTGAAGCAATACGTTTACCGCGAAGCAACCGGTGAGCCCAACACCGCTACCTCATACGACGATCTGGTGAATACCTACAACAACAACAAAAAAGGCTGGTTTTTTGCCGATTATTATTTCGACAATGTAATGACCGATCCGAGGGCTAAGGATTTTATTATTCGCAACACCAATTATCATTTCGATTTGGGCAATGGCGACGTACAAATATTTAGCTGGAACCACGATGAGCCCCGGAAGTTTACCAACACCCTGGCCATTGAATTAGGAAAAAATCCGGCTCGGGTAGCTTCGCAAAAATTGAATTTCAACCTGAATACCTCAGCCCTCAACAGCCTTAGAATATTTATCGAAGCCGAAGGCCTCGACAGGCCAAACGAAGGGTTTATTGTGATTAACGATAAGCGCACCGTGGCTTTTACGCTTCAGGAGATCGGGAGTACCGGGGGCTTTAAATACTTCGATCCACGCAGACAGTATTATGCCTTTACCATCGCTAAAACCGATTTAGTAAATGGTCAGAACACCTTGCAGATAGCCTACAACAATCAGGTAAAAGACAACCCGAGAGGTTTTGTGGTGTATAACATATCGTTTTTAAACCAATAG
- a CDS encoding YhcH/YjgK/YiaL family protein: MAIVGNLRTLASQTSHTRILQALDYLSQTDLNAIFLTLSEGSSKTMEIDGKALFAIFQTYTSKTGETIKMEGHRQYIDVQYIFEGEEKILLASEEDITEADTYNVEKDYFFPKVAAFSSVILRQGEGAVLTPLDLHGPGYCVDKPGIVKKVVVKVAV, encoded by the coding sequence ATGGCTATTGTCGGAAATCTTCGCACCCTTGCGTCACAAACAAGTCATACCAGAATACTTCAGGCGCTGGATTATTTATCACAAACAGATTTGAATGCTATTTTCCTCACTCTGAGTGAGGGATCCAGCAAAACCATGGAGATAGATGGCAAAGCCTTGTTTGCCATTTTCCAGACCTATACCAGTAAAACCGGCGAAACGATTAAAATGGAAGGGCACCGGCAGTACATCGATGTACAGTACATTTTCGAGGGAGAGGAAAAAATCCTTTTAGCCTCGGAAGAGGATATTACTGAGGCAGACACCTATAATGTTGAGAAAGACTATTTCTTTCCCAAAGTAGCAGCTTTTTCTTCAGTGATACTGCGCCAGGGCGAAGGGGCTGTGCTTACCCCACTGGATTTACACGGGCCCGGCTATTGTGTCGATAAGCCGGGTATTGTGAAGAAAGTAGTAGTGAAGGTGGCAGTTTAA
- a CDS encoding transposase produces the protein MSRKYKFHNPEGVYFVSFATVYWLDVFVREQYFISFIESLEYCRKSKGLELFAYCILPSHVHLIFRDKNNNPSKLIKELKTFTSKRIQELIVENPKESRKEWLLWMMQRAGEKNSNVKNRQFWQQHNKPIELWSNDVIEQKLDYIHNNPVEAGFVNEPQHWKYSSAAYYCGEQGLIDIDLL, from the coding sequence ATGAGTAGAAAATATAAATTTCATAATCCGGAAGGTGTTTATTTTGTTTCGTTTGCCACGGTTTACTGGTTAGATGTTTTTGTACGTGAGCAATATTTTATTTCTTTTATCGAAAGCCTGGAATATTGCAGAAAAAGTAAGGGTTTGGAGTTATTTGCATATTGTATTTTACCAAGTCATGTCCATTTAATATTCCGAGATAAAAATAATAATCCGAGCAAGCTGATTAAGGAGTTAAAAACCTTTACGTCTAAAAGAATACAGGAACTTATCGTAGAAAATCCTAAGGAAAGTCGGAAAGAATGGTTATTATGGATGATGCAAAGAGCAGGAGAGAAGAACAGTAATGTAAAAAACAGGCAATTCTGGCAGCAACACAATAAACCAATAGAGTTATGGAGTAATGATGTTATTGAACAAAAATTAGACTATATTCATAATAATCCGGTGGAGGCTGGATTTGTTAACGAACCGCAACATTGGAAGTATAGCAGTGCGGCATATTATTGTGGAGAACAAGGTTTAATTGATATAGACTTGCTTTAA
- a CDS encoding NAD-dependent epimerase/dehydratase family protein, whose translation MKILITGVAGFIGSNLAEALLAKGHDVYGIDNLSYGELRNIEPFLTHEKFHFHSGDICNPFVIKEYKVDLVVHLASQKIPRYSSAFRTLDENQIMLRNIVAKCLADKSKLLFASTSDVYGKNKQVPFTEESDLVMGPPTVKRWAYAISKMYGEQYILANHDEFDLKYTIVRFFGSYGPNQNLTWWGGPQSLFISRSARQEALEIHGDGLQTRTFTYIKDTVAALVLCIESEKSDNEIFNIASDPSEEITIADLGRLIWKLVNGDKIPPQLNMIPYSSFGKYEDVQRRVPSIDKLISFFGYKPRYTLADGLRETIEWQRKIEKW comes from the coding sequence GTGAAAATATTAATAACCGGAGTAGCCGGTTTTATCGGGTCAAATCTTGCAGAAGCCTTGCTTGCAAAGGGTCATGATGTATATGGAATCGATAATCTGAGTTATGGCGAATTGCGTAACATTGAACCCTTTCTGACTCATGAAAAATTTCATTTCCACTCGGGAGATATCTGTAACCCTTTTGTAATAAAAGAGTACAAGGTTGACCTGGTTGTGCACCTGGCCTCGCAGAAGATACCACGCTATTCGAGCGCTTTTCGTACCCTCGACGAAAACCAGATCATGTTGCGGAACATTGTAGCCAAATGCCTTGCAGACAAGAGTAAACTTTTATTTGCTTCGACCTCCGATGTGTATGGCAAAAACAAACAGGTGCCTTTTACCGAAGAATCGGACCTGGTGATGGGACCTCCTACTGTGAAACGCTGGGCCTATGCCATTTCGAAAATGTATGGCGAACAATACATCCTGGCCAACCACGATGAGTTTGATCTGAAATACACTATTGTCCGCTTTTTTGGTTCCTATGGCCCCAACCAAAACCTCACCTGGTGGGGAGGGCCACAATCGCTTTTTATCAGCAGGTCGGCCAGGCAGGAAGCGCTTGAGATACATGGCGATGGCTTGCAAACCCGCACCTTTACCTACATTAAAGATACCGTAGCCGCCCTGGTGCTCTGCATCGAATCAGAAAAGTCGGACAACGAGATTTTCAACATAGCCTCTGATCCTAGCGAAGAAATTACCATAGCAGATCTTGGCCGGCTGATCTGGAAACTGGTCAACGGCGATAAAATTCCACCCCAGCTGAATATGATTCCTTATTCGAGCTTTGGAAAATACGAAGATGTACAGCGCAGGGTGCCATCGATTGATAAACTCATTTCATTTTTTGGTTATAAACCCCGTTATACCTTGGCCGATGGCCTGAGGGAAACCATTGAATGGCAACGCAAAATAGAAAAATGGTAA